The DNA region CGTCGGTAGATACCGGCCACGCGCTGCCCATCAGCCACGGGCCGATGCTCCAGACCGGTTTCGGCGGCAATGTCCTTGGCAGCCCGCGCCAGTTCCCGATTGCGCAGCGTGCTCAGCAGATTGCCCGCCAGGATCACGCGCTGCCCGCGCCGCTGGGCCAGTCCTTGCTCTTCGAGGAAGTCGGCGCGCTGCTGCATGGCTTGTTTGGCCTCGCCACCAAAACCCATATCCTCCAGCCCCTTGCCGCGGCCAATCAACTGGTGATCAAGCCAGGTGGCCCCAATCACGCGAGTTTGCCGCTCGATGGGAAGGGGTGATTTCAGTTCCACCGCCACACCTCCCTGCCGCTGCGCGTCATACTGGCGGCCACGTTCGGGGAGGTCACGCGGTACTTTCCATAGTCCATCAGCCACGCGCTCCACAATTCCGGCGCGGCGCAGGGCTTCCAGCCGGCGAACATGCGCCGCGACGACTTCCTGCGGGTCGCGACCAGCTTTGGCGCGACCTTGCTCAATAGCAAGGTGGTGATCGATACGATACAAACCGTCGCTTGCCAGTTCCACGATGTTGCGGTCAGCCGCTCGAATGTCGGCGGAACCCTTCACTTCCACCACCGCGCCGGTTGGATAGTTGGCCGGTTCGTCGCGAGCATTGAGTGCAACGTAATGGGCCTTGCCGTCCACGCCGTCGATCACCAGATAGCCCCGGTCGCGCAGCTCATCATCCAGCCCCTTGGCCGCCACGCGCCCAACGATGACGCGTCCACCTCCATCATCATCTTGGCCCGGCTCGAATACGGCAAGTTCGCGTTGTTTTCCGCTCATGGCCCGCTGCATGGTGCGGATAATGTCGCCCCGCTCGCTCAGGGCGCGCAAGATTTTTTCAGCGTCGGTGTGCATGGCCCAGGTGCCGGGCTGTATTTCATCGGCCAGCCCTAGGCGCTGCAAGCGTTGCAGGCGACCGATCAGCAACAGGCGCTGGCGTTGCAATGTCGGCTCATTGAAGCGTTGGATCTGCACCCGTCCATCCTCTCCGATCTCACGTTGCAGGGTGCGATCCAGGCTCGTCCACCGTTCCTGCTCCACTTCGCGCTGCATGGCCTGCTGGATTTCCAGCTCGGTGCGCGGCCCCAGCCATTCGGTCGCCAGCTCAGAAGCGCGATGACGCAAGCCCTGGGCGATATAGTCGCCCGCAATGATGAGGTCTTGACCGGTCTCGTCGCGCCCGCGCACGATCAGGTGGGTGTGCGGGTTGTCGGTATTCCAGTGATCCACCGCCACCCAATCCAGGCGCGTGCCCAGGTCGGCTTCCATGCGGTTCACCAGATGCCGGGTGTAGGTGCGCAGGTCACCCAGCTCCGCGCCATCTTCGGGCGAGACAATGAAGCGGAAATGATGCCGGTCGTCTGCGCAGCGTTCCTTGAAGGCATCCAGATCGGCGACGTCCGTCTGTGGCCCATAGGCTTGGCCTGGCTCGCCATTGCGGCCCGCGCCGTCACGCTCGACGTAGCGCAGGTGCTTGGCAAGCGACTGTGGGCTGGCACGTTGCTGATTGACCAGCAGCGTCTTAATGGTCACGCGCCGCGAGAATGGCGTGAGATTGGCGCCTGCGAAGCGCGCCGCCGTATGGCCGCGACCCAGGCGTGCGCCGGGACGCTGACCGGTGCGTGCGCCACGGCTACCGGCTGCGGAATGACGCATCGAGGACTTGCCCCCGCTGGCCTTGCCGGTCTGCTTGAGCACCTTGGAAATAAAACCTTGGCCTTGACCCTTGCCCCGGTTCTTCGGGGCGCTGGGGCGCACCCGGAAATCATCATCGCGGCGGTCGCTCATGGCTACGCTTTCTGTAAGTTCTGACTGAAGCTGCGGCGTAGCCGGTCGTGTGAAGCACGCGGCAAGCCCTCTCTTGGCGCGAGCCTCGCGCCCCCAGCGGCACGACGGCAACGCCGCGTCGTGCCGCGCCACCCCCACGTGCAGACTGGCTTTGCGGGCGGCTGTGTGCCGCCCCCTTTTGTCTTGCCTTCCGCCTTTGCCTGTCGCTTTCGCTCCGGGCGTCGGCGGTCCGGCAGCGCTGTGCTGCCGACAGCCAGCCCGCCGGCGAACGCGCCAATGGCCGCAGGCCGGGCGCGTTCGAGGCAAGACGCCTGCTCGTTGGACGGCTGCGCCGGATGTTGCGCGAGGCGCGGCGCGAATGCGCCCGTGCTGCACGCGCGACGACACGGCGGCAGCAGCCGGAACAGCATGCCCGATGGCACGATGAGATGCACGGCAACGTGCAGCGAATCGGCGGCCATCATGGATGTGTCTCCAGCCAGATCGGATGCGCGACGCCAATCACGCCGGATGCGCTGACCGGGCCGAAATAACGGCTGTCGAACGACGCCGGATGTGTGGCGCTCAGCAGGAACAGTTCGCTCTCAAGGAGTGGTCGGCAATGCGGCCAGAAGGGCAGCGGCCGGCCTAGCCGGTCGGCAGGCAGTGCGGCGGCCACCGGCACGCCGTCGATACGCACCTGACCGTCGATAATGCAGACGTGCTGCGGCGCGACGGCGCCCACACGTTTGAGCAGCGGGATATGTGCGGGCAGGTAGCCGCGCTGCGCGGCCAGTACGGCGGCGTCAGCAGGCAATCGAGTCAGAACAATACTGCCCACTTCCAGCCGACGGGGCAGCGAACCGGACTGATGTTGGAATGGTTTGACGCGATACCAGCCGGCCGGAACGCTGCTGGACGGGTTGTAGATCAGGCGCGGTAGCGGCTGCACGAACGTCGCCCAGGCGAGCGCCGCGAGGCCAACGGCGGCGAAGCCCGCCAGGACGATGCGAGCGCGCACGCGTGAGCGAGGAAACGGCGCGACTTCGGGTGTGCGGGCGGTGGTGGAATCGGGGGTCATGACAGCGCCCTCCCAGCCAGCCAGGCAGTGTGCCGCTCAATGGTGTATTCGGGCAACGCCAGGCGGGCCGCCAAACGGTTGCCCAGCGTGCGCCAGTACGCTGGCGATGTAGCGGCGGGCACGATGCCCAGCGCCTCGATGGCGTCAATGCGCTCCAGCACAGAACGAACTGGATGATTACCTTCGACGTTCAGCAGCAAACGCGCACCGGGCTGCACGCCGGGAATGCGCTGCGCCGCGTCCAACGGTGTGCAAGCCTGCATTACCATGAGCTGCCAGCGTACCGTGCCGTAATCGTTGGCCTGCCAGCGGACGCGGCAGAACATCACGCCCGGCATAAACACCGCCCAGCGCCGCCAGCGATCCAGCCGGATCATATGTGCCGGTTCGCCAAAACGCAGATAGAGATTGAAATGCGGTTCGATCGTGGCGAGCGCCACCCGCGTCAGCGGCACGCTGTTGGCTTGGTTGGCAAGCGTGGCGGATAGCGGCAGCGATGCCGCCGTCGCCGCGCCAAAAGCAGGCGAAGCGGATGTATTCATGGCGTGTCCTCTTTGCGATGTTCTGGAAACTCGCGCTCCAGCAGACCGCGCAGCAGGTCGGCCACGGTCACGCCTTGCGTGAAGGCCGACACCTTGATGCGTGCGCGCAGCGCGGGGGTGATGTCCAGCGTCAGGCGGGCGGTGTAGCAGTCGCCCTTGTTCAGTGCGCCGGCGTCGCCCTGGCGAATCCACGCCTCGGCGTGTGGATTCACGGGCGGACGCATACCTATTCCGACGCGCTTGGCCGGGCGTTTGCTGTTCGGTGGCAGCCTCGCTCTCATGTCGGCCACCGCAGCAGTTCATCGACCAGGGCCGTGATTTCACGCGCCGCCGCGCTGTCGGGCGCTGTCTCGCGTGCCAGCCGCCCGGCGGCCACGCTGTCGGCAAAGATGATTCTTTGCCGGACCTCGGCGCGCAGCGTCGGCAGCAGCAGATCGGCCAGCGCCTGGCGCGCTTCGCGCCCAATGACGGTGGTGCTGACCCGTCGATTGATGACAAAGGCCGCTTGCAAGGCGGGCCGGAACACCTGGGCCTCGCGAATCAGCGCCACCATCTCGGCGCTGGCCCATAAGTCGTAAGGGCTGGGCTGAACGGGAATCAGCACGTAGTCGGCCGCCAGCAGCGCGGAGCGCGCCAGGGCGGCGATGCGTGGCGGCCCGTCGATCACGACATGATCGGCCCGTCTGGCCAGCTCCGGCGCTTCCTGATGCAGTGTTTCGCGAGCAAGGCCCACGGCGCTGAACAGCCTTGGCAAACCTTGCTGACTTCTGCGCTGCGTCCAGTCCAGTGAGGAACCCTGCGGGTCGGCGTCCAGCAGGATGACCTGCTGACCGCGCAGCGCGAGTTCTCCAGCGATGTGGGTGGCGAGTGTGGTCTTGCCGGCGCCCCCTTTCTGGTTGAGCAAGGCAATAATCATGGCGCAGCCCTCCCACCTGGAATGCCTGTCTGTTTTTGCCTTGCCAGACGGGCATGGTGCTTCGGCTGATTTTGCTGTTCAGACCGTCCCGATTGTTGGTTTTTGGAAGCTGCCCACCGATATGGCGCTTCTCTATTAAAAGTTAGAGTAGTTAAGTTAGGTAAGTTAAGGGGCGCGCAAAGCCAGCAATGGCGCCGGGTTGCGGCCATTTTTGTTGCCTGATAGCACGAGGATGTGTTGCCTGATAGCACGAGTGTTCCGTTGCCTGATAGCACGACACTATCCACAGGATATTCACAACTTACCCACAGATTTATCCCCGTGCCGTGGGCGGCACGGGCCGGAACGTGAGCAGTTCGGTTTTGTCCTCCGGTACGAGTTCGATGCCCAGGACGTAGCCCGGCAGCGATTGGCGCGCAACCAAGGCGCGCAAGTCGGCGGCAAAGTCGTAGAAGCGCGCTACGCTGCCCGATTTGCGGTACAGGTGCCGGAAGTCGAATTGCCAGCCGTCCGGCTGCTTGCCGCCGTGCTTGCGCACCAGGCGGTACAGCCAGCGTTCGATGCCGCCCGTCAGGCGGAAGTATGCCGGGTCGATGGTCAGCACCAGGGCCGCATCCATCACCCCGGCATAGAACCAGTCCGGCAAAATCAGTTCGATGCCCAGCGGCTTGCCATCGGCATCGGCCAGCTCCTTCCATTCGTTGATCCACGAGAAGCGGTGCAGCCGCCGCCCCGTGGTTTCGCGGATGGATGTGGCCACGCTGGTCGATTGCAGCCGGTCGAGGGCGGCTTTCAGGCGCTGGTAGTCGCGCAAGGACGTACCGCGCCCAATGAAGCGCAGGATCTCGTAGGGACGCACCTGCATCAACCGTGAGCTGCGGATGCCCGCATCGCGGGCTTGCACGATCTGACTGGCGGCCCAGATCAGAATGTCGGCATCCCAGATCGTGGCAATACCGTGTTCCTGTGTACCCTCCACGCGGATGGTGACGTTCCCGCTGTGAAAGTCGATGGGCGCAACGCGCCGCGACTTCGCCAACGAGAAGAAGGGATAGGCCATCAAATCCTGAGCATCGCGCGGCGCCATGTCCTCGCCCGGTAGTGCGCGGAACAACGCCAGTTGTTCGCGCTGCGGCGGGGGTCGCAGCCGTGATGACTGCGAAGGACTGGACATGGCGATGGCCGCCCGCACCCGAACGCTCAGCGACCGTCACGATAATCACCCTCATGGCGCTCGGCGTATTCCGGGTCGGATGTCGCCTCGTAGCTGCGCGCATCGGCCCAGGCGTCCAGATCGGCCACCGCATACATGACGCGCCGGCCGAATTTACGAAACGTCGGCCCGCCGCCGATCACGCGCTGCTTTTCCAGCGTGCGCGGCGACAGGCGCAGGTACTGGGCGGCTTCGTCGTTGGTCAAGTAGCGTTGGGGCTGCGCGGGCGTGGCAATGGGTGCGGCGGCGGGCCGTAAGGGAGCGGGTCGCATGAGATGAACCTCCATCGGTCGGTAGAGCCGGCGGCGCCAGTGCTGCCGGATGGAGACAGTCTCAACAAAGCCGGGCGACTTGCTCAGGGACGTTTTGCAGGGGATGAAGATCGTCCCTGTACAGGCTCGGGCAACTGTGCCAGGCGGCGGTAGCCGCCGCGCATCAGCGCATCGCCTCGCCGAACCAGGCGGCGCATGCGAGCGCGCATAGCGCCATCGGCATGCCAGTCGCGGGCCACCGCCTTGGAGCCAAACAGCCCTTCGGCGATGTCGCGCAAGGACGCACCCGCCAGGGTCGCGTCGAGCGCTTGCAAGGTGTGCAGTTCCTGCAAGGCCGACAAGGCGGGCCGGGGCCGCACCACGGCAATGGGAACGGCGTCGTTGACCAGAGCCAGATTGTTCATTTCCAGCGTGAGCGCTTGCGCGTGCGCAAGAAGATCGGCGCCGGCGCGCACGGCATAGACGTAGGCCATGCCGTCTGCCAGGCCAGGGGCCACCGCCAGCCGCAGGCAGCTACCCGGCCAACGCACCCGCAGCACCAGGCGTACACCGTCGTGAATCAGGGATTTGTCACCGGGGATGCGCCAGAGCGTGAATAGCGTGGCACCCGGCATGGGGTCGGCGTCCGGGTAAAGATGAACGCCATGAGAATTAGGGAACCAGATCGGATGTGCGTCACGCGCATCCAGGGCGGGGTCTTCCAGCAGGCGCAAGCCCCAGCGCTGCGCCGTGGGCTGCGCGGCTTCCGGCTGCTGGGAATGGCGCAGCCAATCTTGCCGGTAATCAGGATGGCGGCGCAGATATTCCCAGGCCAGCGCCGGGCCATCCAAGTGCAGGATGTAGAGATACGCGGCAACCGGATGCCAGTGCTTGGCGAGCGAATCGGCCATGACGCAACCCCCTTTGACTCAGCGGGGCAGCACCATCGGAAAATAAACACGAGCCAATAAACACAAGCCAGTTTCAATACGTTA from Pollutimonas thiosulfatoxidans includes:
- a CDS encoding relaxase/mobilization nuclease and DUF3363 domain-containing protein, giving the protein MSDRRDDDFRVRPSAPKNRGKGQGQGFISKVLKQTGKASGGKSSMRHSAAGSRGARTGQRPGARLGRGHTAARFAGANLTPFSRRVTIKTLLVNQQRASPQSLAKHLRYVERDGAGRNGEPGQAYGPQTDVADLDAFKERCADDRHHFRFIVSPEDGAELGDLRTYTRHLVNRMEADLGTRLDWVAVDHWNTDNPHTHLIVRGRDETGQDLIIAGDYIAQGLRHRASELATEWLGPRTELEIQQAMQREVEQERWTSLDRTLQREIGEDGRVQIQRFNEPTLQRQRLLLIGRLQRLQRLGLADEIQPGTWAMHTDAEKILRALSERGDIIRTMQRAMSGKQRELAVFEPGQDDDGGGRVIVGRVAAKGLDDELRDRGYLVIDGVDGKAHYVALNARDEPANYPTGAVVEVKGSADIRAADRNIVELASDGLYRIDHHLAIEQGRAKAGRDPQEVVAAHVRRLEALRRAGIVERVADGLWKVPRDLPERGRQYDAQRQGGVAVELKSPLPIERQTRVIGATWLDHQLIGRGKGLEDMGFGGEAKQAMQQRADFLEEQGLAQRRGQRVILAGNLLSTLRNRELARAAKDIAAETGLEHRPVADGQRVAGIYRRSIMLVSGRYAMLDDGMGFSLVPWRPVIEQRLGQQIAATVHGGGVSWEIGRQRSPSV
- a CDS encoding S26 family signal peptidase: MTPDSTTARTPEVAPFPRSRVRARIVLAGFAAVGLAALAWATFVQPLPRLIYNPSSSVPAGWYRVKPFQHQSGSLPRRLEVGSIVLTRLPADAAVLAAQRGYLPAHIPLLKRVGAVAPQHVCIIDGQVRIDGVPVAAALPADRLGRPLPFWPHCRPLLESELFLLSATHPASFDSRYFGPVSASGVIGVAHPIWLETHP
- a CDS encoding DUF2840 domain-containing protein; translated protein: MNTSASPAFGAATAASLPLSATLANQANSVPLTRVALATIEPHFNLYLRFGEPAHMIRLDRWRRWAVFMPGVMFCRVRWQANDYGTVRWQLMVMQACTPLDAAQRIPGVQPGARLLLNVEGNHPVRSVLERIDAIEALGIVPAATSPAYWRTLGNRLAARLALPEYTIERHTAWLAGRALS
- a CDS encoding chromosome partitioning protein ParB, with the protein product MRARLPPNSKRPAKRVGIGMRPPVNPHAEAWIRQGDAGALNKGDCYTARLTLDITPALRARIKVSAFTQGVTVADLLRGLLEREFPEHRKEDTP
- the parA gene encoding ParA family partition ATPase; protein product: MIIALLNQKGGAGKTTLATHIAGELALRGQQVILLDADPQGSSLDWTQRRSQQGLPRLFSAVGLARETLHQEAPELARRADHVVIDGPPRIAALARSALLAADYVLIPVQPSPYDLWASAEMVALIREAQVFRPALQAAFVINRRVSTTVIGREARQALADLLLPTLRAEVRQRIIFADSVAAGRLARETAPDSAAAREITALVDELLRWPT
- a CDS encoding replication initiator protein A; this encodes MSSPSQSSRLRPPPQREQLALFRALPGEDMAPRDAQDLMAYPFFSLAKSRRVAPIDFHSGNVTIRVEGTQEHGIATIWDADILIWAASQIVQARDAGIRSSRLMQVRPYEILRFIGRGTSLRDYQRLKAALDRLQSTSVATSIRETTGRRLHRFSWINEWKELADADGKPLGIELILPDWFYAGVMDAALVLTIDPAYFRLTGGIERWLYRLVRKHGGKQPDGWQFDFRHLYRKSGSVARFYDFAADLRALVARQSLPGYVLGIELVPEDKTELLTFRPVPPTARG
- a CDS encoding helix-turn-helix transcriptional regulator; this encodes MRPAPLRPAAAPIATPAQPQRYLTNDEAAQYLRLSPRTLEKQRVIGGGPTFRKFGRRVMYAVADLDAWADARSYEATSDPEYAERHEGDYRDGR
- a CDS encoding DUF2285 domain-containing protein, with amino-acid sequence MADSLAKHWHPVAAYLYILHLDGPALAWEYLRRHPDYRQDWLRHSQQPEAAQPTAQRWGLRLLEDPALDARDAHPIWFPNSHGVHLYPDADPMPGATLFTLWRIPGDKSLIHDGVRLVLRVRWPGSCLRLAVAPGLADGMAYVYAVRAGADLLAHAQALTLEMNNLALVNDAVPIAVVRPRPALSALQELHTLQALDATLAGASLRDIAEGLFGSKAVARDWHADGAMRARMRRLVRRGDALMRGGYRRLAQLPEPVQGRSSSPAKRP